Proteins from one Vanessa atalanta chromosome 15, ilVanAtal1.2, whole genome shotgun sequence genomic window:
- the LOC125069361 gene encoding protein TSSC4, with translation MASFRERQKNLFQHLKDAEEQYNFSTSNNLVPSDNYGAFDRHAYKKLRREVKEFRGRAISIYKRPEANIHDCLQAKTTPDYIKNPGKWKYYSLSDVTPDQMSDKTNIQTALAFIREMEESANKVEDDNMVIDETGAVFKKPSFNISKTIKQPALEEPQPVLQSNKVIMPEYVVGMSAKKNNANRINKRLKKNVEAKQVELKLNHLYEDDDDDDETT, from the coding sequence ATGGCTTCTTTTCGTGAGAGACAAAAGAATTTGttccaacatttaaaagatGCTGAGGagcaatataatttttctacGTCAAATAATCTCGTACCTTCGGACAACTATGGTGCATTTGACAGACATGCTTATAAAAAACTTCGACGTGAGGTAAAAGAATTTCGTGGTAGAGCCATTAGTATATACAAAAGGCCTGAAGCAAATATACACGATTGCTTGCAGGCAAAAACGACACctgattacataaaaaatccaGGAAAATGGAAGTATTACTCGCTTTCAGATGTTACGCCAGACCAAATGTCTGATAAAACTAATATACAGACTGCATTAGCATTTATACGCGAAATGGAAGAATCAGCTAATAAAGTCGAAGATGACAATATGGTTATCGACGAAACGGGCGCTGTTTTCAAAAAACCAAGCTTCAatatatcaaaaacaataaaacaaccaGCATTAGAAGAACCACAACCTGTTTTGCAAAGTAACAAAGTTATTATGCCAGAATATGTAGTAGGAATGTctgcgaaaaaaaataatgctaatagAATCAATAagagattgaaaaaaaatgtagaagCAAAACAGGTTGAATTGAAACTCAATCACCTGtatgaagatgatgatgatgatgatgaaactaCTTAA
- the LOC125069362 gene encoding N-alpha-acetyltransferase 11, with protein MNIRCARPSDLMNMQHCNLLCLPENYQMKYYFYHGLSWPQLSYVAEDEKGHIVGYVLAKMEEDGEDNRHGHITSLAVKRSHRRLGLAQKLMNQASLAMVECFQAKYVSLHVRKSNRAALNLYTNSLGFKILEIEPKYYADGEDAYSMMRDLSAFTADSKSDCQSTENLEIKSESAIVSQC; from the exons ATGAATATTCGGTGTGCTCGTCCTAGTGACCTGATGAACATGCAGCACTGTAATCTACTGTGCTTACCAGAGAACTACcagatgaaatattatttctatcatGGTTTGTCATGGCCACAGCTCAGTTATGTAGCTGAAGATGAAAAGGGTCACATTGTCG GTTATGTTCTTGCAAAAATGGAGGAGGATGGTGAAGACAATCGCCATGGTCATATAACTTCTCTTGCTGTTAAAAGATCGCATCGACGACTTGGTCTTGCACAAAAACTTATGAATCAGGCATCACTTGCCATGGTGGAATGTTTTCAG gcCAAATATGTATCACTACATGTAAGAAAGAGCAATAGAGCTGCATTGAATCTTTACACCAACTCTcttggttttaaaattttagaaatcgaACCAAAATACTATGCAGATGGTGAGGATGCATACTCTATGATGAGAGATCTAAGTGCATTTACAGCTGACAGTAAGTCAGACTGTCAATCAACTGAAAATTTAGAAATCAAGTCAGAATCAGCCATTGTGTCACagtgttaa